The Pseudomonadota bacterium genome includes a window with the following:
- the recJ gene encoding single-stranded-DNA-specific exonuclease RecJ, producing the protein MLERATRSVAEVDSAQIQGLARELEMSLPVARCLVLRGLRDAERVRAFLEPRLADLSRPDGMADLDVAADRTARAVVSGERVGVFGDYDVDGVTSAALVTGFLGEVGTPTETTVADRFSGGYGLGPEVIERFAAAGCTLVVALDCGSSDHRAVERATALGVDVVIVDHHRVEAPLPRVVACINPQREDCGFADKTMAAVGLAFYYVAAVRAALEKRRHLERKAVDPRSFLDLVALGTVADVVPLVGNNRILVRHGLRQMSASPRPGLTALFRSARIRSRKIRTEHIAYQLAPRLNAAGRVASAEDSLALLLSRDVRQASLLAERLEQHTLQRRSVEEQVATEARRRAEEVLVDDPHVIIVGGEGWHRGVIGIVAARLSEEFGRPAFVVGFEGDVGTGSARAQGQLNLFATLNACSAQLVRFGGHGDAAGFVVTRGRFAAATRAIEDHARGAAIATKERALVCDASITARQLNAAILGELDRLGPFGNGNPEPVFEITGLDVLDGRVVGGSHLKLELKTPTGTVSAFGPRMGGLADRMPPLVRVAATISADEWRGGDVPGLRLVSPPVAEISS; encoded by the coding sequence TTGCTCGAACGGGCCACACGGTCCGTCGCCGAGGTCGACTCGGCGCAGATCCAGGGCCTGGCGCGCGAGCTCGAGATGAGCCTCCCCGTGGCGCGGTGCCTCGTCCTGCGGGGGCTGCGCGACGCGGAGCGCGTCCGCGCGTTCCTGGAACCGCGGCTCGCCGACCTGTCCAGGCCTGACGGCATGGCGGATCTCGACGTCGCCGCCGACAGGACCGCGCGCGCCGTGGTCAGCGGCGAGCGCGTCGGCGTCTTCGGCGACTACGACGTCGACGGCGTGACGAGCGCGGCGCTCGTGACGGGGTTCCTCGGCGAGGTGGGGACGCCGACCGAGACGACCGTCGCCGATCGCTTCTCCGGCGGCTACGGGCTCGGGCCGGAGGTGATCGAGCGCTTCGCGGCGGCCGGGTGCACGCTCGTCGTCGCCCTCGACTGCGGCTCGAGCGACCACCGCGCGGTCGAGCGCGCGACCGCCCTGGGCGTGGACGTCGTGATCGTCGACCACCACCGCGTCGAGGCGCCGCTGCCGCGGGTCGTCGCGTGCATCAATCCCCAGCGGGAGGACTGCGGCTTCGCGGACAAGACGATGGCGGCGGTCGGGCTCGCGTTCTACTACGTCGCCGCGGTGCGCGCCGCCCTGGAGAAGCGGCGGCACCTCGAGCGCAAGGCGGTCGATCCCAGATCGTTCCTGGATCTCGTCGCCCTCGGGACCGTCGCCGACGTCGTGCCGCTCGTCGGGAACAACCGCATCCTCGTGCGCCACGGCCTGCGGCAGATGTCGGCGAGCCCGCGGCCCGGACTGACGGCGCTCTTCCGCTCGGCGCGCATCCGCTCGCGGAAGATCCGCACCGAGCACATCGCGTACCAGCTCGCGCCGCGCCTGAACGCCGCGGGGCGGGTGGCGAGCGCCGAGGACTCGCTGGCGCTCCTCCTTTCGCGGGACGTGCGTCAGGCCTCGCTCCTCGCCGAGCGTCTGGAGCAGCACACGCTGCAGCGCCGCAGCGTCGAGGAGCAGGTCGCGACCGAGGCGCGGCGGCGGGCGGAGGAGGTGCTGGTCGACGATCCGCACGTCATCATCGTCGGCGGGGAGGGGTGGCACCGCGGCGTGATCGGGATCGTCGCCGCGCGGCTCAGCGAGGAGTTCGGCCGCCCGGCGTTCGTCGTGGGGTTCGAGGGGGACGTCGGCACCGGCTCCGCGCGCGCGCAGGGGCAGCTCAACCTGTTCGCGACTCTGAACGCCTGCTCCGCGCAGCTCGTGCGGTTCGGCGGCCACGGCGACGCGGCGGGGTTCGTCGTGACGCGCGGGAGGTTCGCGGCGGCGACCCGCGCCATCGAGGATCACGCGCGTGGGGCGGCGATCGCCACGAAGGAGCGGGCGCTCGTGTGCGACGCGTCCATCACGGCGCGGCAGCTCAACGCCGCGATCCTCGGGGAGCTCGACCGGCTGGGTCCGTTCGGCAACGGGAACCCGGAGCCGGTGTTCGAGATCACGGGGCTCGACGTGCTCGACGGGCGCGTCGTCGGCGGCTCGCACCTCAAGCTCGAGCTCAAGACGCCGACGGGAACCGTCTCCGCGTTCGGCCCGAGGATGGGCGGGCTCGCCGACCGGATGCCGCCTCTGGTGCGCGTTGCGGCGACGATCAGCGCGGACGAGTGGCGCGGCGGCGACGTCCCCGGGCTCCGGTTGGTGTCCCCCCCTGTGGCCGAGATCTCGAGCTGA
- the secF gene encoding protein translocase subunit SecF, which translates to MEFFKKTPKFDFMGRSRLFGTVSLIAVAVSLVAIFTVGPKWGIDFSGGTEVQVSFQEKATSSDVRQALARMGFGGAEVVTFGTGDSEYLIRLEAISPVTPEAAKSAEAAMKKALSGYGLSKYELSPGGDKLSLRVAKEIPIAELEKEISAAGLTVAVAQEAQAGAPRPKGDDGAEATEEESTKRCESVTCTWPYEKDRIYETNLKGVSERVMDGLRAEPFGKGAVKLRSEWVGPKAGGQLRTAAVASLAYAMLFIMLYVAVRFDFRFGPGGVIALVHDVIITLGIFTALRIEVTLTTVAALLTIAGYSINDTIVVFDRIRENMAKARERSLVAVINSAINETLPRTIITSFTTLLTVVAMMVVGWKTSIRDFMFALFIGIIIGTYSSIFIASPMVALIDRRFGKKKA; encoded by the coding sequence ATGGAATTCTTCAAGAAAACACCAAAATTCGACTTCATGGGCCGGTCCCGGCTCTTCGGCACCGTCTCGCTGATCGCCGTGGCCGTGAGCCTCGTCGCCATCTTCACGGTCGGCCCGAAGTGGGGCATCGACTTCTCGGGCGGCACCGAGGTGCAGGTCTCGTTCCAGGAGAAGGCCACCTCGTCCGACGTGCGCCAGGCGCTCGCGCGGATGGGCTTCGGCGGCGCCGAGGTCGTGACGTTCGGGACCGGCGACTCCGAGTACCTGATCCGGCTCGAGGCGATCTCGCCCGTCACGCCCGAGGCGGCCAAGTCCGCCGAGGCGGCGATGAAGAAGGCGCTCTCGGGGTACGGGCTCTCGAAGTACGAGCTGTCGCCGGGCGGCGACAAGCTCTCGCTGCGCGTCGCCAAGGAGATCCCGATCGCGGAGCTCGAGAAGGAGATCTCCGCCGCGGGGCTGACCGTGGCCGTGGCGCAGGAGGCGCAGGCGGGCGCGCCGCGGCCCAAGGGCGACGACGGGGCGGAGGCGACGGAAGAGGAGAGCACCAAGCGGTGCGAGAGCGTCACCTGCACGTGGCCGTACGAGAAGGATCGCATCTACGAGACGAACCTGAAGGGCGTCTCGGAGCGCGTCATGGACGGGCTGCGCGCCGAGCCGTTCGGCAAGGGCGCCGTGAAGCTGCGCTCCGAGTGGGTCGGCCCCAAGGCCGGCGGCCAGCTCCGGACCGCGGCCGTGGCGTCGCTCGCGTACGCCATGCTGTTCATCATGCTCTACGTCGCGGTGCGGTTCGACTTCCGGTTCGGTCCGGGCGGGGTCATCGCCCTCGTCCACGACGTCATCATCACGCTCGGCATCTTCACGGCGCTGCGGATCGAGGTGACGCTCACCACCGTCGCGGCGCTCCTGACCATCGCGGGGTACTCCATCAACGACACCATCGTCGTGTTCGACAGGATCCGCGAGAACATGGCCAAGGCGCGGGAGCGCTCGCTCGTCGCGGTGATTAACTCCGCCATCAACGAGACGCTGCCCCGCACGATCATCACGTCGTTCACGACCCTCCTCACGGTCGTCGCGATGATGGTCGTGGGCTGGAAGACCTCGATCCGCGACTTCATGTTCGCCCTGTTCATCGGCATCATCATCGGGACGTACTCCTCGATCTTCATCGCCTCTCCGATGGTCGCCCTGATCGACCGGCGCTTCGGCAAGAAAAAGGCGTAG